The following is a genomic window from Penaeus chinensis breed Huanghai No. 1 chromosome 7, ASM1920278v2, whole genome shotgun sequence.
ATTTTTAGCTTTTTAAACTAGACTTTGATAAAGACAATAAGCACACCTCTGTAAACCTTAGAGCTTTGGAACAATCAGTCTCCAGTCCTTATCTCGATGCCGACAATAACGATAAGAACCTACTTCGCCTAGAAAGTAATCAATACggggaaaaaacaaaatcccACTCGTATATTTATTCTGGAAATTGCCTTTATACAACTTTAGCAAactactcttctttttttttttttaattaatccaGAAATAAAATGCGTGCCCTTCAGAGCTCATCTCGAACGCGATGTTTGGTTGGCTTACTGGACGCCTCGTTCTCCGATCTGACTCGCGGCTGAGCTACCTGATTGGTCAATTCCAGCCAATAGCGTCCGAGATCGGTGACTCTCCCAGGGTCCAGGATGACGTTCTCCAACAACGGAAGAGTCGCCCAAAAATCCAAGACCTGCAGGGGAGTTCTGGTGAGCAAAGGGGTGTAAACTGGAAACAAAACAGGTGTGGATACTATTGCATGCAAATAACATGCAAATACAGTCGTACATAACATataattatgcatgcatatactcacatatatagatagaatgactgatagatagataagatgtagacggatagatagatagaagaatagatatataaatagatacagagagacggagagagataggaaaagagaaagagggacagacagagagccagatatatataaatagatagacacatcagaaatatgcatacatacatccaaacacaaaATTCAATTCAAACAGACCACAACGAATCCCTTTTACCTCCTGCCGACCTTCCTCCTCCATAACAGGGTTAGTATTGAGGTTCAAGCGATGATGTCTTGTTTCCTGGGTCGTAGGGTCCCACGTGAAGCCCAAGCTGTCATCAGGCGTCGGGTCCCTGTGTGAAGATGGTGCTTATGTTTCTCTGcttcaattttcattattttcattacatttatatatatatatatatatatatatatatatatatgtatatatatatatatgggtgtgataAAAGCTAAACTTAATGTAAAAAATATGTCTccgtcttgtttgttttgttttgtttttgttatcattaacctTTCTTTAGAACGTGACGGTAGGTAGAACCTATTTATCTTCAGAAGAAGATGTTTCCCATGCCTTCTATTCACACACGTCAATAGCTAATTGCACCAAAGTCCTTACTTCCAGCATAGTACTTCCAGGCAACTAAGATTTAAAACCAGTACCCAGTGGTGGCGAAGTTGACCCACAGCTTCACCATTATGTCTCTCATCTTTTGGTCTGCGGGAGACGGGTCGGTAGTAGGCAGCCACCCGGAGAAGTGGTACGCCATGTCATGTCCGTGACCCACCCCTGAGAACCACACATAGGAATATCGCATTTAAGGGAAGTGGTATTACTGTCGTTATTCAAATACTGATTTTGATTGGCTGTTGAGAGGATATTTATTGTTTCACTTGAATATAAAGAATTCGACTTACAGAGCTTATCGCTGAGCAGTGACGGGAATATAGGCATTGTAAAATCCCCTCGATGTGTGAATTTGTAAGTATAGACATTGATCGAAGTGTTGCCGTGGACGAGGTAATCAGTGGTGATGTCGTGTGGCAGACGGAAGTGACGATCACCCAACATCTGTGAACAAAGTAAGCACTTGTTAGATTTCCGTCTGTAACATTCTATGTTTACTTGTCGTCTAGTGATGTTGGATCATGACGCCGACcatatacatgaaataaaaacaagaaagaaataacaagtcCCCTTCCCTTACATTTTATTCTCCCTTGATATCTAGTGATTCTATAACCGATATAGGTAATTGATTACTTACGCCTTCTATAACTTTCCAAAAACACAACTCACCTCGTTAACTGCATCTGCATGAGAGAGGGTGATATGCGTTGTGCCTGCGTAGTGTCGGAAGATCTTTTCACTGGTGGCGAGCAGATCGACGTCCCCTTCTCTGAACTCGAGCATGATGGGTCCTTTGACGGAGAAGTTCTTTCTGAAGTCCTCCAGAATCTCCTCATTTCTGTATATACCTTCGGGGGAGATTTGTTTATCATTCGTCTCTCGGGAAAGCTTAAACGgaggcaaacaaaaacacaaggatCTGTAGAACACTCTGTACTCGAAAGATGTGGGATATGAACACAGAACATGTAGAGCTGGATATCTTCCTTAATTGTACATTCAGATAGGTAAAACGAGAGAGTATTTCGAACACGATTTTGTAAAACGAATAacttaatatttaaatatttaaaaaaataatccctCCTTCGCATATACACTATCATATTTATCCGTTCACGAGATTCTCACATCACATAAGTTTTCTTTTACctttaaatcataaatcatatgaTGCCCCATCGTCATCACACATCACTAAACCTCCCATAATTCGAATCTGAAGCTAAATCTGCAATTACCTATAGAGAAGAGACTTCCTTCGTGCGCCGTCACCCCCGAAATGACATCGACGTGCTGGTGACGTCCCTCCTTCACCAGTCTATAAGGGTTATCCGGGACGAAATCCTTGTCCACGCGCGGTCCCAAGATCATGGGGTTGATGTGAAACGCCTGGAAGAATCAGTATGGTTAATTACTCATACTACGTGACAATTATCGCTACGTAATAATTGACAAACAAATATTGAGTGTATATTACTGAACCGTATTTATTGCCACagttgtagaaaaggtgtgaatgagaatgaacatctatgtatttgaccggtttcgaaatgTATTTCtcacaaagatataatcgaaaaaggctaagtacatctcttgtattgtgaagatattaattcataCATTTTTACTGCATATTGTTGGTTAAAAatagtaaggaaaataataaatgtaaaatagtGATGCAGTAATACAGTAAATAATGAATTAGTTACTGAAGAAATacatacaatgataaaaataaaactctGAATAGAAAAACTCACCATGAGCTTCCACACGACGCTGACCAAAACCTCTGCGTCGGCGTCCTGCAGGCACTCCAGTAGCTGCTGACTGTCGGAGGCGGGGCAGCCAGCTAGGGCCCCCGTGTACAGCGCCACGTCCCTGAAGTTTCCACCCATCGCCCACGGACATAGCGCCGACCCCGACTGCATGATCGCCCGGCGGAAGAGTCCTTGAATGGGACgaggaaatggggaaatgttATTGTTCTGTATTGGCTTCCTAACGTGCTGCTCTTGACTCCCTTTGAACAGTTGTCCCGTTGGCTCTAAACGAGTGGTTTTCAAACTTCAGGAATCCATGACCCACTTTTGGCATATCCAGGTACTTGTCTGCCCTTCAGAATTatgtgatggcgataatgacccATAGTTTGAAAATCACAGCTTAAAATAGTGCCATGGACAGCATATGCGGGTGAGTAAAGTtagactatgttttttttttccctctctcgattTAGTTCCCTTTTTGCCCCAGATCGCAAGCATTCTCACCCTCACTGTGCGGCGACAGGATCTGGTAGTGAACGGAAGCTCCTCCTGCGCTGAGCCCGAAGACCGTGACCTGGTTCGGGTCTCCGGCGAAGTGGTGGATGTTCCTCTGCACCCAGCGGAGGGCGAGCGACTGGTCCTTCAGCCCGAAGTTCCCAGGGATCACTTCGTCCTCGGTGGAGAGGAATCCTAGAGGGGGAGATGCGATGGAATATGTCATTGATTTTATATAATAAACTTTGAtagaaaatattcataataattacgatgctaatgattatattgtcattatcattacaatcagtaGAAGTTACAGTGGCagcaacattagtagtagtagatatagtaattatagtaataataacaattataaaaatcctAACACTCATTACTATTCAATCACAATGATCACCCACCGTTTTttaaacaataccaataacaacctTACCAATAACAGTTTCATTAACCCAACACCCATTCTCACCCAGAGTGCCAAGACGATATTGGATAGTAACCACAACAATATCTCCGTCTAGTAAGATATTCGGCCGACAGAAGTCAGCGGACCCGCCGAAGAAGGCGCCTCCGTGGATGTACACCATCACAGGCAGACCGTCGTCGCCAGCACCCTCTGGTAACTGCGTGGTCGAAAATACAAGGTAAAAGGATCATAGAGGGGtcgtagagagatagagatgaacaTGAGAGATTGGTGATGATTGGATGAATGTAACATGACCGAATAACACAGTTGCATTTCAAATAATAGTGTTGTAAAGGCACTGTGCCTCAATGACACCGTCCATCTCCAGCAGACACTCTATTTTGCGTTTACATAATGACTCGATACCCATACAAACATTATTCCTTATGATCTAAAACCACCATGAACCACCTTAAATCACATTAAACCTCCTTGAACCATCTCATACACCTCACACCGCCTTGAACCATTTTAAAACACTTTAAACCAACTTAGCATTCACCTGTGGAGTAAAGACATTCAGATACAGGCAGTCTTCGGAACCCACGAATGCCATGGAGTCAAAGAAGCCGAATTGAGGACAACCAGAAGAGATGGACGAGCCGTTTTTCACTCCTTCCCATGGCTCGGCAGGGACCGGGTCCTGTAGGGTTAATAGGGGTTGTTTTCATTTGTCCATTTACTGGTTGTGTCGAGGCTCATGGAGCAGTGGTTAGCCTAGCATCTGTGATATATTTTGTAGCTTGATTTTgacatattgtttttctttttctctgacaTGCATATTTGTAAAGCTTTATATAAACATACGAGGATGAACTTTGTTGTCCTTAAAGCACCAAAGGAAAACTTTATGTACGATAGCCTTTTGATTTCCATCCTACTTTTCACTAAATATATACAAaggtatacacaaacaaacgaacatatactatatactatatatttatacatatatatatacatacacacacacacacacacacacacataaatatatatatatatatatatatatatatatatatatatatatatatatatactgtatatatatatatatatatatatatatatatatatatatattcatatatatatacctgcatatactgtatatatatatatatatatatatatatatatatatattcatatatatatacctgcatatacctgtacatatatatacatatattatatatatatataaatatgactattgacgcacacataatatatgtgtctgtacgtgtgcgtgtgcgtgtgcgtgtgcgtgtgcgtgtgcgtgtgcgcgtgcgcgtgcatgtgcatgtgcatgtgcatgtgcatgtgcatgtgcatgagcatgtgcgtgtgcgtgtgcgtgtgcgtgtgcgtgtgcgcgtgcgcgtacatatatatatatgtatgtatataatatattatgaatgcaTTGTGCACTCTTACTACAATTACAGAACTACCTGTTATTCCTGTTGATTATAACCTTTACATAAAGAGACAGTCACGACCATTGCTATGTTCCAGGTATGCGTCAACGTGAACAGCCCACGCGCGCGAACTGCCACCAAGTCATACCTTGAACCTGAGCTTCCCGACGGGCGGCTTGGCGAAGGGAATGctgtagaaggagaagaatgttCTTCCGCCAGGGGATTCCTCCTTAATTCCCGAGATCTTTCCTTCCACCGTGTTGGCAATGATGTCTTCCTCGGCGGCCGCTGCGGGAAGAATCACCGCCGTCGCCACCACGAGGACGGCTGCTAATCTGCCCAGAGACATCTGCAAGGCGGTTTGACAGGCtggatttactttatatatatatacatatatatatatatatatatatatatacacacacacatagacacatacatacatacatatgtgtgttggaGGTTGTGACAGAAAGGAAATGAAGTCTACACAGAATATCGCACACAGGGAAACTTCACACAAAGTGCATTCATCTACCACTATGAAACATAGACCTATACTGTACAAAATTACTGAAATACCAAGCGCAATTTTCAGCAAAACTTCTCGTGCGCCTCTTGGCTTACTTCGCTCCTTCGCGGCAACTCCAAGCAAATATTGGCCGAGCTCTCTCGCGGTCCGAGTGAGACTCGCGTGAATGAGTCTAATAAAGGTTTCCGTCCTTGTTACACAcaggaatatatgaatacatatattttcatatctatatatgtatttacatatatgtgtgtgtgtgtgtgtgtgtgtgtgtgtgcatgtgtgtgtgcgttatatctattatatgtgtatctacatatatttgtttgtatattatatatatatatatatatgtatgtattatctctatatatgtgtatatgtatatgaatgtgtatatacatacacacacataaatatacatgtatatacatatatatatatatatatatatatatatatacatttctctctctctctctctctctctatatatatatatatatatatatatatatatatgtgtgtgtgtgtgtgtgtgtgtgtgtgtgtgtgtgtgtgtgtgtgtgtgtgtacgtatattgatatagatatatatattaatatatatatatatacatatgaacatatatatgaatatattttttttttctttgttttcagtagtcattcattccactgcaggacataggcctctctcaattcactattatatggcagtgtcccccttgcttgattggatgcccttcctaatcaaccgcggttcggcgtactaacacttgtgccacggtggcgacttcccctacgacacctgggtttgacctctcaaggcgatatgtcgttttctcgccgtgagatcgggctcgagccaatagtcagagcgcaggcatttttacgaccgtcgtgacgaggaattgaactcgggatcacgagggtcggaagCCAGTTCTctagccatatatacatatatacatatatacatatacatatatatatatatatatatatatatatatatatatatatatatatatgatatagatgcatatgaatattcaaataaataaataaatatataaataaaatatatatatacatatatatatacatatatatgtatgtatgtatgtctattatctatatacatatacatatgtatatatatacatttatgtataaagatgcatatgaatatttacatatacatatgtgtgtatacatatatatatacatatataggtgtgtgtgtgtttgtgtgtgtgtacatatgtatgtgtatatatacatatataggtgtgtgtgtgtgtgtgtgtgtacatatgtatgtgtatatatacatatacatatataggtgtgtgtgtgtgtgtgtgtgtgtgtacatatgtatgtgtatatatgcatatatatatatatatatatatatatatatatatatatatgcataaaatatataaagatatatatatatatatatatatatatatatatatatttgtgtgtttgtgtgtgtctgtttgtgcgtttgtttgtacgTGCATGAATAACGCGAGAGATGTACTTAATGCGGATAATCAAAGTGACCTTGGCTTTCAGCTTTATTCACTTCAAGGCGAGTGGATGCGAgctggactgtgtgtgtgtgtgtgtgtgtgtgtgtgtgtgtgtgtgtgtgtgtgtgtgtgtgtgtgtgtgtgtgtgtgtgtgtgtgtgtgtgtgtgtgtgtgtgtgtgtgtgtgtgtgtgtgtgtgtgtgtgtggaatcaaACTGGACTTCTGCCTTTTATTCAGCGGTTCCTCCCTGGGCAGTGCTTGCTTCCGCAGactggagtgtcagatttatccggccGTGATAGGGGAGGTGAGTCGCGGGTCTTGGTCAAGGGGGAGGTGTAGGTCACCTGGAAGGACCTTGGATAAACAGGAGTGGAAGGTGTGACGCAGCTGGGAAAGACGCAGCCTTTCTTCAGCTAGAAACACGTGTGGAGCGCTACCTTccggatgttgtgtgtgtgtgtgtgtgtgtgtgtgtgtgtgtgtgtgtgtgtgtgtgtgtgtgtgtgtgtgtgtgtgtgtgtgtgtgtgtgtttgtgtatgtgtgtgtatgtgtgtgtgtgtgtgtgcgtgtgagtctgtgtgtgcgtgtgcgtgtgcgtgtgtgagtgtgtgtgtgtgtgtgtgtgtgtgtgtgtgtgtgtttgtgtatgtgtgtgtatgtgtgtgtatgtgtgtgtgtgtgtgcgtgtgagtctgtgtgtgcgtgtgcgtgtgcgtgtgtgagtgtgtgtgtgtgtgtgtgtgtgtgtgtgtgtgtgtgtgtgtgtgtgtgtgtgtgtgtgtgtgtgtgtgtgtgtgtgtgtgtgtgtgtgtgtgtgtgtgtgtgtgtgtgtgcgtgtgtgtgcgtgtgtgtgcgtgtgtgtgcgtgcgtgtgcgtgtgtgtgcgtgtgcaagtgtgtgcaagtgtgtgcaagtatatctatatataaatcaatatatagacagatatactacAGCTTTGCACATGAATACACGAATACCAAGTTGTGCAGCATTACAGATCAACCTCTACAAATCAGTAAGTCATGATGACTGGCTGATCACTGACAAAAACTTATCCGATTACTTGCATATATAGATAACACACATTAagattccctttttcttcttctttataatgAACCTGCACTGGTAACGATGGGATTACGCAGTAATTTTACTCTGTGTACATGTCCCTCACACACTATTCATGCTTGTTTTTGTCTGGAACTACTACAAAGAGATTGGCCTTGAACTGACTTGCAAGTTCCTGTGTTAAAGGAGTGTGTTAATAATCAACCATTTCTTTATGGTTTACCCGGTGACAGGGTGTATTTTGCCACACggtaagaagaaaaatatcaggCATAAAACATAACGAAACATTGCTATCCATAAGCAGACGCTATTATAAGATTTTCCATAAAATAGCATTGGTAAACTAGTGTATTAAGTGAACGTCCACCTGTTTTGTAATTCAATTTGAATACCAGAAGTATTATGAGTGCGAACTCTGCCGAGTCATTCAGTCATTCAAAATGTATGACAAGATCTGCCGTACCAGTTGGCCATATCAGAAGCAATTTACTACCTATCATGGTCATGTTCACCTCAAGAGCGTAAAGTTACCCACTGGCCTGAGTTAACAAATACCATTTTTAAATGATGTCGCGGGTATGAAAGCCGACTG
Proteins encoded in this region:
- the LOC125027212 gene encoding esterase E4-like, with protein sequence MSLGRLAAVLVVATAVILPAAAAEEDIIANTVEGKISGIKEESPGGRTFFSFYSIPFAKPPVGKLRFKDPVPAEPWEGVKNGSSISSGCPQFGFFDSMAFVGSEDCLYLNVFTPQLPEGAGDDGLPVMVYIHGGAFFGGSADFCRPNILLDGDIVVVTIQYRLGTLGFLSTEDEVIPGNFGLKDQSLALRWVQRNIHHFAGDPNQVTVFGLSAGGASVHYQILSPHSEGLFRRAIMQSGSALCPWAMGGNFRDVALYTGALAGCPASDSQQLLECLQDADAEVLVSVVWKLMAFHINPMILGPRVDKDFVPDNPYRLVKEGRHQHVDVISGVTAHEGSLFSIGIYRNEEILEDFRKNFSVKGPIMLEFREGDVDLLATSEKIFRHYAGTTHITLSHADAVNEMLGDRHFRLPHDITTDYLVHGNTSINVYTYKFTHRGDFTMPIFPSLLSDKLWVGHGHDMAYHFSGWLPTTDPSPADQKMRDIMVKLWVNFATTGDPTPDDSLGFTWDPTTQETRHHRLNLNTNPVMEEEGRQEVLDFWATLPLLENVILDPGRVTDLGRYWLELTNQVAQPRVRSENEASSKPTKHRVRDEL